From one Desulfonatronovibrio magnus genomic stretch:
- a CDS encoding DEAD/DEAH box helicase, which translates to METIKFESLNLTTETLKGIEDMGFEETSPIQAQSIPAILQGRDIIGQAQTGTGKTASFGIPLLEKIDTQSKTIQAIVLCPTRELAIQVAEEISALGKFHKGLNVLPVYGGQPIERQIKALRQGVQIIIGTPGRLMDHMSRKTLTLDNIRYAVLDEADEMLDMGFRDDIETILAATPRQRQTIFFSATMPVAITRMAEKYLTDPKIVKISHKVLTVPGIDQIFFEAHKGKRMEALSRIIDYYNPKLSIVFSNTKRGVDHIVRHLQVRGYLADGLHGDMNQNQRDRVMAAFRSGNTEILVATDVAARGIDVDDIEAVINFDIPNDVEYYVHRIGRTGRAGRQGKAFTFVSGKEMYKIRDIQKFTKSKISQQRIPSIVDVEQARSEKFMGLIKETIAAGGLDKYLGIVERFIEKEEDSSSLEMSAALLKMLMGPGFEGESHEEPLSDTMTGSERGMVRLSLNIGQENDIAIKDIVGAIAGETGIPGRLIGKVDVGRNNSFVDVPGEYASNVIEVMDGNQIRGKRIKIRKAGLDENIPSVRRKPGFHKSRKSRPKKPRQR; encoded by the coding sequence ATGGAAACCATTAAATTTGAATCCCTGAACCTCACTACTGAAACCCTCAAAGGCATTGAAGATATGGGCTTTGAGGAAACATCTCCCATCCAGGCCCAGTCCATACCGGCCATTTTGCAAGGCCGAGATATTATTGGTCAGGCCCAGACCGGAACAGGCAAAACCGCTTCTTTCGGAATCCCACTTCTGGAAAAGATTGATACGCAATCAAAAACCATCCAGGCAATAGTGCTCTGCCCCACAAGAGAACTGGCCATTCAGGTGGCTGAAGAGATCAGCGCTCTTGGAAAATTTCATAAAGGACTGAATGTATTGCCGGTATACGGAGGCCAGCCCATAGAAAGACAGATCAAGGCCCTGCGTCAGGGGGTCCAGATCATTATCGGCACACCGGGCAGGCTTATGGATCATATGTCCCGGAAAACCTTAACCTTAGACAACATCAGATATGCAGTTCTGGATGAAGCCGATGAAATGCTGGATATGGGCTTTCGCGATGATATTGAAACAATTCTGGCAGCCACCCCAAGACAAAGACAGACCATTTTTTTCTCAGCTACCATGCCAGTGGCCATCACCCGCATGGCGGAAAAATATCTTACAGATCCCAAGATAGTAAAAATCTCACACAAGGTTCTTACCGTACCTGGCATTGATCAGATTTTTTTTGAAGCCCACAAAGGCAAACGCATGGAAGCCCTGTCCAGAATAATCGACTATTACAACCCCAAACTGTCCATTGTATTTTCAAATACCAAACGGGGAGTAGATCATATTGTCCGGCACCTGCAGGTGCGGGGATATCTTGCTGACGGCCTTCATGGTGACATGAACCAGAACCAGCGAGATCGCGTCATGGCTGCGTTCAGATCCGGCAACACTGAAATACTGGTTGCTACTGACGTAGCAGCCCGAGGCATAGATGTTGACGATATTGAAGCTGTCATCAACTTTGATATCCCCAATGATGTGGAATACTATGTCCACCGCATCGGCCGCACCGGAAGAGCTGGAAGACAGGGCAAGGCATTTACTTTTGTCTCAGGCAAGGAAATGTATAAAATCAGGGATATTCAAAAATTCACTAAATCCAAAATATCTCAGCAGCGTATTCCGAGCATTGTGGATGTTGAACAGGCGAGAAGCGAAAAGTTCATGGGCCTGATAAAAGAAACCATTGCAGCCGGAGGGCTGGACAAATACCTTGGTATTGTTGAGCGCTTCATAGAGAAGGAAGAAGACTCATCCTCGCTGGAAATGTCTGCTGCACTGCTAAAAATGCTGATGGGTCCGGGCTTTGAAGGAGAATCCCATGAAGAACCTCTTTCAGATACTATGACAGGCTCCGAGCGAGGCATGGTTCGCTTAAGCCTGAACATCGGCCAGGAAAATGACATTGCCATCAAGGATATTGTGGGTGCCATTGCCGGTGAAACAGGTATTCCCGGCAGACTTATCGGCAAAGTTGATGTGGGCAGAAATAACAGCTTTGTAGACGTGCCCGGGGAATACGCTTCCAATGTCATTGAAGTTATGGATGGCAACCAGATACGGGGCAAACGCATAAAGATCAGAAAGGCTGGACTGGATGAAAATATTCCTTCCGTCAGACGCAAGCCAGGTTTTCATAAATCACGCAAAAGCAGGCCCAAAAAACCGCGTCAAAGATAA
- a CDS encoding DUF4258 domain-containing protein yields MDISIIKSSIKLNKYEYSMHADIERKADDLTLEQVEQALLRGRILEAYPDTGRGESCLIVGFSADIPIHIVCGWRGDKVVLITVYVPH; encoded by the coding sequence GTGGATATATCAATCATTAAATCCAGTATCAAACTAAATAAGTATGAATATTCAATGCACGCTGATATTGAAAGAAAGGCTGATGACCTTACCCTGGAACAAGTGGAACAGGCATTATTACGTGGCCGCATCCTTGAAGCCTACCCTGATACTGGACGGGGTGAAAGTTGTCTGATTGTAGGATTTTCAGCTGACATTCCTATACATATCGTCTGTGGATGGAGAGGTGACAAGGTAGTTCTTATTACCGTCTATGTTCCTCACTGA
- a CDS encoding tetratricopeptide repeat protein, with protein sequence MPTNQTTRQNAPGKDSEALQSLINDQAEARLKKEINISRSEAENKTQSKPDTSSSGAQTRAQPAGIRKPPTMKETKAQLIKKVEKLIAELDKIEAKLEQKDLEAEKYEKSRQDLLTDMEKVKQEKAAIEIELKNKEEASAAVNEKEKELAAKIQELQKENEAISAQMQEKELANQTLEREKQDLLGRFSDLESRVRDVAELESAYKAKLNDKDSELYVLNQEKIKLMEEMGNMKKEISAQENVSAGESKQTDAEQWREKAGALWDGTAYSAPQKAIYYLNAALELKPNWPQVLNDRGLAYLDEYQLDKSLDDFTAAIAIKSDFAEAYHNRAVALLKAGKSYAANKDFQIAAKYGLWMGLNSVSTPVKKSALKDMIEKLKKLLGMGRKK encoded by the coding sequence ATGCCTACAAATCAAACCACCAGACAGAATGCACCCGGCAAGGACAGCGAAGCGTTGCAGAGCCTAATCAATGACCAGGCAGAAGCTCGGCTGAAAAAGGAAATCAACATTTCCAGAAGCGAAGCCGAGAATAAAACACAGAGCAAGCCAGACACCAGTAGTTCAGGGGCTCAGACCAGGGCTCAACCTGCTGGAATCCGCAAGCCTCCGACCATGAAAGAGACCAAGGCCCAATTGATTAAGAAGGTGGAAAAGCTCATAGCAGAGCTGGATAAGATTGAAGCAAAGCTTGAGCAGAAAGATCTGGAAGCTGAAAAGTATGAAAAATCGCGACAGGATCTTCTCACGGACATGGAGAAAGTCAAGCAGGAGAAGGCTGCTATTGAGATAGAACTCAAGAATAAAGAAGAGGCCTCTGCTGCTGTCAATGAAAAAGAGAAGGAGTTAGCTGCTAAAATACAGGAGCTACAGAAGGAAAATGAGGCAATTTCTGCACAGATGCAAGAGAAAGAGCTGGCAAACCAGACGCTGGAAAGGGAAAAACAGGATCTGTTAGGCAGGTTTTCTGATCTGGAATCCAGAGTTCGCGATGTAGCTGAGCTGGAATCTGCCTACAAGGCGAAACTGAACGATAAGGACAGTGAATTATACGTATTAAATCAGGAAAAAATCAAACTTATGGAAGAAATGGGTAATATGAAAAAAGAAATTTCTGCACAGGAAAATGTATCAGCAGGGGAGTCCAAACAAACAGATGCTGAACAGTGGAGGGAAAAGGCCGGAGCCTTGTGGGATGGAACAGCTTACAGCGCACCACAAAAGGCTATATACTATCTTAACGCAGCTTTGGAATTAAAGCCCAATTGGCCACAAGTGCTCAATGACAGAGGGTTAGCTTATCTTGATGAGTACCAGCTTGACAAGTCTCTTGATGATTTCACTGCAGCTATAGCCATTAAAAGTGATTTTGCTGAAGCCTACCACAATCGTGCAGTAGCCTTGCTCAAAGCTGGCAAGAGCTACGCTGCAAACAAGGATTTTCAGATAGCTGCAAAATACGGTCTATGGATGGGTTTAAACTCTGTTTCTACGCCTGTCAAAAAAAGTGCTCTTAAGGATATGATTGAAAAGCTTAAAAAATTACTGGGAATGGGCAGGAAAAAATAA
- a CDS encoding CBS domain-containing protein — MLKVSDIMTRDVFTLKETDNLALARSVMHLARIRHIPIVSDSNVFIGLLTHRDILDATVSKLADVDSQTQEEIDRGIPVMEIMNIKVKTISSGETLKNAATVLLEHKFGCLPVVDDNQLVGIITEADFLSLTINLLDALDDDPQA, encoded by the coding sequence ATGTTAAAAGTCAGTGATATTATGACCAGAGATGTTTTCACATTGAAAGAGACCGACAACCTGGCCCTGGCCAGATCAGTCATGCACCTTGCCAGAATAAGGCACATACCTATTGTCTCAGATTCCAACGTTTTCATTGGCCTGCTCACACATAGAGACATTCTGGATGCCACAGTGTCCAAACTTGCCGATGTTGACAGCCAGACTCAGGAAGAAATTGATCGGGGCATTCCTGTAATGGAAATTATGAACATCAAGGTAAAGACTATCTCTTCCGGCGAAACTCTGAAAAACGCTGCCACAGTGCTGCTGGAGCACAAATTTGGCTGTCTGCCTGTAGTTGATGACAATCAACTTGTTGGCATTATTACAGAAGCTGACTTTCTCAGCCTGACCATCAATCTTTTGGATGCTCTGGATGATGACCCTCAGGCTTAG
- a CDS encoding outer membrane homotrimeric porin, translating to MKRLVVIAIMAAFLLGTVGAAQAIQFQAKGDWQMSANYVKNPGFDSDVKDDPFQAVQRVRTTFEFIANENLKGVVRFNTGDVRWGARSDRAGGLDVGNRFNWDFDRAYLDFMIPNSPVNIKAGLQPITLPNNLGSFILDDNVWGVFGSTQFNDMVGVTVGWARLADDETSGPAAGDPGRYSKDEIDMLALIVPVSLDGVQLNPFGAVAFAGKNAFNQVGGNADPTSSTHYWVGLSASMDMFDPITVMADFNFGGNSHFGENAAEQNIGKAKGWIANLAVAYNMDMFTPMIYGLYESGESRTSTDAGNTSRVMPTLSGDLWGFSTFGFSGSQFRGNGRARLGQANASAFGPSGKWGVGFKLVDIAFIDKLTHEFQAGYYQGTNHKDNLGLFTTADKAWEVNFNSQYQMYENLAAILELGYMAVDMSARGTDWRGDLADDAAWKAAAGFRYRF from the coding sequence ATGAAACGTTTAGTAGTAATAGCCATTATGGCTGCTTTTCTGCTTGGCACAGTGGGCGCAGCACAGGCCATTCAGTTCCAGGCCAAAGGTGACTGGCAAATGAGTGCTAACTATGTTAAAAATCCAGGATTTGATAGCGATGTTAAGGATGACCCTTTTCAAGCAGTACAACGCGTAAGAACAACTTTTGAGTTTATAGCAAATGAAAACCTGAAAGGTGTTGTACGCTTTAATACTGGAGATGTAAGATGGGGAGCCCGTAGCGATAGAGCTGGTGGATTAGATGTTGGAAACAGGTTTAACTGGGATTTTGACAGGGCTTATCTTGATTTCATGATCCCTAATTCACCTGTTAATATCAAAGCTGGTCTCCAACCAATCACTTTGCCTAACAATCTTGGTTCTTTTATTTTAGATGACAATGTATGGGGTGTATTTGGATCAACTCAGTTCAATGATATGGTTGGAGTGACCGTAGGATGGGCAAGATTAGCAGATGATGAAACCTCAGGACCTGCTGCAGGAGATCCGGGAAGATATAGCAAGGATGAAATCGATATGCTAGCCTTAATTGTACCCGTATCTTTGGATGGTGTTCAGCTTAACCCATTCGGTGCGGTCGCTTTTGCTGGCAAAAATGCTTTCAATCAGGTTGGTGGTAACGCAGATCCTACCTCCTCTACTCACTACTGGGTAGGTTTAAGTGCATCAATGGATATGTTTGATCCTATCACAGTAATGGCTGATTTTAATTTTGGTGGAAATTCCCACTTTGGTGAAAATGCAGCAGAACAAAATATTGGCAAAGCAAAAGGCTGGATTGCCAATCTTGCAGTTGCATACAACATGGATATGTTCACACCAATGATCTATGGACTGTATGAATCAGGTGAATCAAGAACCAGCACAGATGCTGGAAATACAAGCAGGGTTATGCCAACACTGAGTGGTGACCTTTGGGGATTCTCAACTTTTGGATTCTCAGGCTCACAGTTCAGAGGAAATGGACGCGCCAGACTTGGCCAGGCTAATGCAAGTGCGTTTGGACCATCAGGTAAGTGGGGAGTTGGATTCAAACTCGTTGACATAGCTTTCATTGATAAGCTCACACATGAATTTCAAGCTGGTTACTATCAAGGCACAAACCATAAAGACAACCTCGGTCTTTTCACCACAGCAGATAAAGCTTGGGAAGTTAACTTCAACAGTCAGTACCAGATGTACGAAAATCTGGCAGCCATTCTTGAACTTGGTTACATGGCAGTTGATATGAGTGCTCGAGGTACTGATTGGAGAGGTGATCTTGCTGATGACGCAGCATGGAAAGCAGCAGCTGGTTTCCGTTATCGCTTCTAA
- the wrbA gene encoding NAD(P)H:quinone oxidoreductase, protein MIIKVIYYSMYGHVHTMAEAIAQGAAEVEGAKVDLRRVPETLSKDILEKMGAVQAQDKMNEVPVCTVDELDEASAIIFGTPTRFGNMCGQMRQFLDATGKLWAAGALIGKVGSVFASTATQHGGQESTILSFHTTLLHHGMVIVGLPYSFQGQTRIDEVTGGSPYGATTIAGGEGQRMPSRNELDAARFQGRHVAELAARLG, encoded by the coding sequence ATGATTATTAAGGTGATCTACTATTCAATGTATGGACATGTGCACACTATGGCCGAGGCCATTGCTCAGGGAGCTGCAGAGGTTGAAGGTGCTAAAGTGGACCTCAGAAGGGTACCGGAAACATTATCTAAGGATATCCTTGAAAAAATGGGAGCTGTCCAGGCCCAGGATAAAATGAATGAAGTTCCAGTCTGTACAGTTGATGAACTTGATGAAGCCTCAGCCATTATATTTGGCACACCGACACGTTTTGGCAATATGTGTGGTCAAATGCGTCAGTTTCTTGATGCAACAGGCAAGTTATGGGCTGCAGGAGCACTTATCGGCAAAGTGGGCAGTGTGTTTGCCAGTACAGCTACACAGCATGGAGGTCAGGAGTCAACGATTCTAAGCTTTCACACAACATTGCTGCACCATGGAATGGTTATAGTCGGGCTTCCGTATTCCTTTCAGGGGCAGACGCGCATTGATGAGGTAACAGGCGGGTCTCCCTATGGTGCTACCACCATAGCCGGAGGTGAAGGTCAGAGGATGCCCAGCCGCAATGAGCTTGACGCAGCCCGTTTCCAGGGGCGTCATGTAGCTGAGCTGGCTGCTCGGCTTGGGTGA
- a CDS encoding universal stress protein, which yields MKHNKHILLATGNDRTHQYGSKFLGYFFQDKKNVLVDILCIAPVRPSSQGQISNKKSSAKDMNSFQSVVDSVKSKLVDLEFPSENLKTDVKVNSLSTVKDIVAYGRKGLYDALVLGRRGLTLLENLIQDSVSSKILDEQCDIPIWICRMPEREYHNVLLCTDGSLQSLNTADHVGFMLNNDSRHSITIAHVQEQSGKTDQIISNTLAQITDNGFPENRVFIEVLEGKNVSQIILDYADKNKFAAIAMGRKCSSSPAKGLAKYFVGSVSEKVLNNFTSSSLWICK from the coding sequence ATGAAACACAATAAACATATCCTGCTCGCAACCGGCAACGACCGGACCCATCAATATGGATCAAAATTTCTGGGCTATTTTTTTCAGGACAAGAAAAATGTGCTTGTGGACATTTTATGTATAGCCCCGGTCAGACCTTCCAGCCAGGGACAAATTTCAAACAAAAAATCATCAGCAAAAGATATGAATTCATTTCAATCTGTAGTTGATTCTGTTAAGTCCAAGCTGGTTGATCTGGAATTTCCCAGTGAAAATCTAAAAACAGACGTTAAGGTTAACTCGCTCTCCACTGTAAAAGATATTGTGGCGTATGGAAGAAAAGGTTTGTACGATGCACTTGTTCTTGGAAGACGGGGGCTTACCCTTCTCGAGAACCTGATTCAGGACAGCGTCAGCAGCAAGATATTAGATGAGCAGTGCGACATTCCCATCTGGATATGTCGCATGCCTGAAAGAGAATACCATAATGTTCTTCTTTGCACTGATGGCTCCCTGCAAAGCCTCAATACTGCTGATCACGTTGGCTTTATGCTCAACAATGATTCCCGCCACAGTATTACCATAGCGCACGTTCAGGAACAATCAGGCAAAACAGACCAGATCATCAGCAATACTCTTGCTCAAATCACTGATAATGGTTTTCCAGAAAACAGGGTTTTCATTGAAGTTCTTGAAGGCAAAAACGTTTCTCAAATTATCCTGGACTATGCAGATAAAAATAAGTTTGCGGCCATAGCTATGGGTAGAAAGTGTTCAAGTTCTCCGGCCAAAGGACTGGCCAAATACTTTGTAGGTTCAGTCAGTGAAAAAGTCCTTAATAACTTCACCAGCTCAAGCCTCTGGATATGCAAGTGA
- a CDS encoding type II toxin-antitoxin system MqsA family antitoxin, giving the protein MIEKKCNFCSSTSCERKKIDYLYSYKGNYLLVPGTPVEICSECGMIYYDAKVLKSIEEHFFAIQSQKTLPDNYIEIPSWAYTG; this is encoded by the coding sequence ATGATAGAAAAAAAATGTAACTTCTGTTCCTCAACTTCATGTGAACGCAAAAAAATTGATTACCTTTATTCATATAAGGGTAATTATCTTTTAGTTCCTGGCACTCCAGTAGAAATTTGCTCTGAATGTGGAATGATCTACTATGATGCAAAAGTTCTCAAGAGCATTGAGGAGCATTTTTTTGCGATTCAGTCCCAAAAGACCCTTCCTGATAATTATATTGAAATTCCAAGCTGGGCATACACAGGATAG
- a CDS encoding Mrp/NBP35 family ATP-binding protein translates to MTDKQECKTCPSQGKSAKSPAKTIQDELISSTLSKIHYKIFVMSGKGGVGKSSVAVNLAAALADMGKKVGLLDVDIHGPSVPHLLGIKGQLDVEKGSIVKPKKYNENLSVVSMESLLKDPDQAILWRGPMKTSAIRQFVSDVGWGELDFLIIDSPPGTGDEPMTVLKTIPDALCMVVTTPQEISLADVRKSINFLQYAKANILGIVENMSGLICPHCQGEVSLFKKGGGKELAEKYGLTFLGAIPLDPVSVVAGDLGKPVVLIDEPSPAKDSLKKLAETVEQAAKDSLEAVSTVHK, encoded by the coding sequence ATGACAGATAAACAGGAATGTAAAACTTGTCCTTCTCAGGGAAAAAGCGCCAAAAGCCCCGCTAAGACTATTCAGGATGAGCTCATCAGCTCTACATTATCCAAAATTCATTACAAGATTTTTGTAATGAGCGGCAAAGGAGGGGTGGGTAAGAGCTCGGTTGCCGTTAACCTTGCTGCTGCACTTGCTGACATGGGAAAAAAAGTAGGGCTTTTAGATGTTGATATTCATGGTCCATCTGTGCCTCATCTGTTAGGTATCAAAGGACAGCTTGATGTGGAAAAAGGGAGTATCGTAAAACCAAAAAAATACAACGAAAATTTGTCTGTTGTGTCCATGGAGTCACTTCTTAAAGATCCGGATCAGGCCATCTTGTGGAGAGGCCCCATGAAGACATCTGCCATTCGACAATTTGTTTCAGATGTAGGTTGGGGGGAACTTGACTTTCTGATCATTGACTCCCCTCCCGGAACTGGTGATGAGCCCATGACGGTACTTAAAACCATTCCAGATGCTTTGTGTATGGTTGTTACAACTCCACAGGAGATTTCTCTGGCTGATGTGCGCAAGTCAATTAACTTTTTACAGTATGCCAAAGCAAATATTTTAGGCATTGTTGAAAACATGAGCGGTCTGATTTGTCCTCATTGTCAGGGAGAAGTAAGTCTGTTTAAAAAAGGCGGCGGCAAAGAACTGGCTGAGAAGTATGGCCTGACTTTTCTTGGAGCTATACCTCTTGACCCGGTCAGCGTGGTGGCTGGAGACCTCGGAAAGCCTGTAGTGCTCATTGATGAGCCGTCCCCAGCCAAAGACTCACTTAAAAAGCTTGCCGAGACAGTTGAGCAGGCAGCAAAGGACAGCCTTGAAGCTGTCTCTACTGTGCATAAATAG
- a CDS encoding NlpC/P60 family protein — protein MKKFYIFTVLLASILILQACSKHSGTVPTRGPAPEREIARMQYSVQVGAFAVLDNAVRLMSQLERMGVEAYYFRDQDQLYKVRFGNYPSYQAARSNATNLQARGIISNFFIILPESYSVARIPRTGVNHVRQEIVRTAHSFIGVPYRWGGETRESGFDCSGLTMVVYRQNGLNLPRVSRYQFRAGRPVNLRSIQKGDLVFFATGSPGRVSHVGIYIGRNRFIHAPSTGSNVRIEQLSNPYFSSRFMGARTYL, from the coding sequence ATGAAGAAATTTTATATCTTCACAGTCTTGCTTGCCTCAATTCTCATCCTTCAGGCCTGCTCTAAACATTCCGGTACAGTTCCGACAAGAGGGCCTGCTCCAGAACGTGAAATAGCCAGAATGCAATACAGCGTTCAGGTCGGAGCCTTTGCTGTATTAGACAATGCTGTTCGCCTGATGAGCCAGCTGGAACGAATGGGGGTTGAGGCTTACTATTTCAGGGATCAGGACCAGCTTTATAAGGTACGTTTTGGCAATTACCCATCTTACCAGGCTGCGCGATCCAATGCCACAAACCTCCAGGCAAGAGGCATTATCAGCAATTTTTTCATTATTCTTCCCGAGAGCTACTCCGTTGCCAGGATACCCAGAACCGGTGTCAATCATGTCCGCCAGGAAATTGTCAGAACCGCTCACAGTTTCATAGGGGTCCCCTACAGATGGGGAGGTGAAACCAGAGAATCAGGCTTTGACTGCAGCGGATTGACCATGGTAGTTTACAGACAAAACGGACTGAACCTGCCGAGGGTGTCCCGATATCAGTTCCGGGCTGGACGCCCAGTAAACCTGAGATCAATTCAAAAGGGCGACCTTGTCTTCTTTGCCACCGGCAGCCCGGGCAGAGTATCCCATGTGGGGATATATATTGGAAGAAACAGATTTATCCACGCCCCGTCTACAGGCAGCAATGTAAGAATAGAACAGTTATCCAATCCTTATTTCAGCTCAAGGTTCATGGGGGCCAGAACCTATCTCTGA
- a CDS encoding 4Fe-4S binding protein, producing MKVVNNKSFPELPVTIHINPDRCDGCGICKDVCPVEALNVINSARRPGKKLIVVDPQLCHGCGVCQATCPKEAIALPGLGPDEMREYIALAIAG from the coding sequence ATGAAAGTTGTCAATAACAAGAGTTTCCCTGAATTGCCGGTAACCATTCACATAAACCCTGACAGGTGTGATGGCTGCGGAATTTGCAAGGATGTATGCCCTGTAGAGGCTCTCAATGTCATAAACAGTGCCCGGAGGCCTGGAAAAAAACTAATTGTTGTTGATCCCCAGTTATGTCATGGATGCGGAGTTTGTCAGGCTACCTGCCCCAAGGAGGCCATAGCGCTGCCGGGACTTGGGCCTGATGAAATGCGTGAATATATTGCACTGGCCATAGCCGGATAA
- a CDS encoding ParA family protein, which translates to MKIVAFANYKGGVGKTTSVVNTSRALQQNGHKVMVVDLDPQGNSTLTLSRRNPFEHEMTVGNLLSDKDVNLESCVVNTPVGVDLVPTNLNSYPLVSLLPPNSAKRIYGLKNKLSEADASYDFILIDCPPQIEGALITNAIAASDYYILPIEGESVYALQGVDHLVQAVDLIREDTGSSIRLLGALVTMVDTRTNAGRLVMEAINKYFGDMVFDTVIRRNTTINKANLNNRCVCDLDPKSSGCLDYQAFSKELVARIGSGK; encoded by the coding sequence ATGAAAATTGTGGCCTTTGCAAACTACAAGGGTGGTGTGGGCAAGACCACCAGCGTGGTCAATACTTCCCGGGCCCTTCAACAAAACGGCCATAAAGTTATGGTGGTTGACCTTGATCCGCAGGGTAACTCGACTCTGACACTCAGTCGCAGAAATCCTTTTGAGCACGAGATGACTGTTGGCAACCTGTTGTCAGACAAGGATGTTAACCTCGAGAGTTGTGTTGTAAATACACCTGTTGGGGTTGATCTGGTGCCAACAAACCTGAATTCTTACCCACTGGTTTCTTTATTGCCTCCCAATTCCGCCAAGAGGATTTACGGGCTTAAGAATAAACTAAGTGAAGCTGATGCAAGCTATGACTTCATTCTTATAGATTGTCCTCCCCAGATAGAGGGAGCGCTGATAACCAATGCAATTGCAGCTTCAGACTATTATATTCTGCCCATAGAAGGAGAATCAGTTTATGCTCTGCAGGGAGTGGATCACCTTGTCCAGGCTGTTGATCTCATCAGGGAGGATACCGGATCATCCATCAGGCTGCTGGGTGCCCTGGTGACTATGGTGGATACCAGAACCAATGCGGGCAGGCTCGTGATGGAGGCCATTAACAAATATTTTGGCGACATGGTTTTCGATACAGTTATTCGCAGAAATACTACAATTAATAAGGCAAACTTAAATAATAGATGTGTGTGCGACCTTGACCCTAAATCATCAGGCTGCTTAGACTACCAGGCTTTTTCCAAGGAATTGGTCGCTAGAATCGGTTCAGGGAAGTAA
- a CDS encoding GIY-YIG nuclease family protein: MNGHNYYVYILTNENNTVLYTGVTRDLIRRLDEHKKGVGSRFTKKYNLHKLVYFEHFYRIETAIDREKQIKAGSKAKKSCLD; the protein is encoded by the coding sequence ATGAACGGGCACAACTATTACGTTTATATTCTGACCAACGAAAACAATACTGTCCTGTACACAGGAGTGACCAGGGATCTTATCCGTCGCTTAGATGAACACAAGAAAGGTGTGGGTAGCAGGTTTACAAAAAAATACAATCTTCACAAGCTGGTCTACTTTGAACACTTTTACCGGATTGAAACTGCAATTGATAGAGAAAAGCAAATCAAAGCAGGGTCAAAAGCTAAAAAAAGTTGCCTTGATTGA
- a CDS encoding protein-L-isoaspartate(D-aspartate) O-methyltransferase, whose translation MIDPRRKREKMVREQIEARGVTDPEVLRAMRSVPRHLFVDEALQAQAYEDHPLPIGHGQTISQPYIVALMSSLLQIKPGVKVLEIGTGSGYQAAVLAEMGADVFTVERIKALYQKARQLFSNLKYHYIKTKLDDGTMGWHEKGPYDRILVTAGGPDVPPPLVDQLEDHGILIIPVGASKRSQKLIRVIKDGRDTKQDDMGSVAFVDLVGKFGW comes from the coding sequence GTGATTGATCCCAGAAGAAAAAGAGAAAAGATGGTGCGCGAACAGATTGAGGCCAGAGGTGTAACTGATCCTGAGGTTTTGAGAGCCATGAGAAGCGTACCGAGGCATTTGTTTGTGGATGAGGCCCTGCAGGCTCAGGCATATGAAGATCATCCTCTGCCTATCGGGCATGGCCAGACAATTTCTCAGCCTTACATTGTAGCCCTGATGTCCAGTCTGCTGCAGATCAAGCCGGGAGTAAAAGTTCTCGAAATTGGTACAGGCTCGGGATATCAGGCTGCTGTGCTTGCCGAAATGGGCGCTGACGTATTCACAGTGGAAAGGATAAAAGCCCTTTATCAAAAGGCGAGACAATTGTTTTCCAATTTAAAATATCACTATATTAAGACCAAGCTGGATGACGGCACCATGGGCTGGCATGAAAAAGGACCTTATGACCGGATACTTGTAACTGCAGGAGGACCTGACGTTCCACCCCCCCTTGTTGATCAGCTTGAGGACCATGGGATTTTGATCATACCGGTGGGCGCGTCTAAAAGAAGTCAGAAGCTTATCAGAGTGATCAAGGATGGCCGTGACACAAAACAGGATGATATGGGCAGTGTGGCATTTGTTGACCTGGTGGGAAAGTTTGGCTGGTAG